A window of Methanocaldococcus vulcanius M7 genomic DNA:
CATTTCACACTGCTCACACAAGACACACTTATCCTGTGAAATTTTAATATCTCTTTTTATCTTTGGGTATCTTTCATCTTCTTTTATTGATTTTCCATTTATTTTCAAATCCATTGCATTAAAAGGACATGCTGATGCACACATTCCACACAAAACACACTTTTCTTCATCAATATCCAATTTTGGGGCAATAATATCCCCTTTTGCAATAGCTCCAAGAGGACCCATTGCTATTGCTTCAACAGGACATATGTCTGCACATATTCCACAACCAACACATGGTTCATCATTCCATAAAAGTTCTCTTGTTTCTATCTTTCCATCTCTATATATCCTAAATCCGTTTTCGAATGTTTCTTTTACTTGCTCGATCATGGTTATTCCTCCTTAACAAATTTTAGCGAGTTAGTAGGACATTGAAGAGTGCATGAACCGCAGAGATAACAGGAGTTTTCATCTATCTTTAACTTAAAGTTATCCAGTGTGAGTGCTACACACACAAGACATGAACCGCAAGCGATACATGACTTTTCATTCCATATGAGTTTTACACCATATAATTCTTTTATTAAGTTTTTTGCAAGGTTTTTATCATCTGTTAATGAATGGATCAACTTTGATCCATAATTCGGAGGAAGATCTTCTATTGTTTTAGCAACATTTAAGATTTTCCTCTTTGGATACCTTCCAGAAAGATAATGAGAAACGATAGACCTATCGCTTTTAATAATCTTTGCTATTTCTCTTTGAATCATTCCTTTTCTTCTTAGTTTCATTGCAACTATTGCCTTTATCCCTGAAAGAATATGCTCTGGCATTGTCTCACATGACATTATTGATGTTATTTTACAATTATTATATATAGGGTATGTATAAAATCCAAGTAGAAACTAATATATATTGCTGTGAGCATTGCTCACTTTTTAATGACATTCTAAAAATAGGAATAAAAGTTCCTATTTTGGAAGACAACCTTTATATTGGTAAATTATATTAATATATCATTGACCATAAAAAATAAATATCACGATGATTTAGATTAGAAGAATTTACGGTGATCAGTATGAGAGAGATATTAATATCTGAATGTATAGAATTATTAAGGGCTCATAAGTTTATTGTTTCAAAACCACTGGGAAGAAGTTGTTTTGATATGGTTGCAAGTAAGGAAGATATTCGACTTATTTTAAAAATATTAAAAAATATAGACAGTTTAAGTAAAGATCAGTCAAAAGAATT
This region includes:
- a CDS encoding 4Fe-4S binding protein, with protein sequence MPEHILSGIKAIVAMKLRRKGMIQREIAKIIKSDRSIVSHYLSGRYPKRKILNVAKTIEDLPPNYGSKLIHSLTDDKNLAKNLIKELYGVKLIWNEKSCIACGSCLVCVALTLDNFKLKIDENSCYLCGSCTLQCPTNSLKFVKEE